From Eriocheir sinensis breed Jianghai 21 chromosome 16, ASM2467909v1, whole genome shotgun sequence, a single genomic window includes:
- the LOC126999214 gene encoding uncharacterized protein LOC126999214: MYHSIKINKLDQLVHRFLWRDMESCRDPDQYVLTTVTFGDRPSGTIATMALRYTAEMSQDEYPHVARTIRENTYMDDVIFSVANVIDAHVVTSDIETVLSRGNFRLKNWVISGKDQQSEGRDISGIDAAKVLGLLWVPAQDSFVFKILISFSRKVKGARVAPGMTRDECLLNFPNNLTRRMVLRQLASIDDPLGFLTPITLKAKLMMRCMIRKEAEGSNKPIDWDEPLAETCVEDWHDFFLSLYDIEMLSFPRCIKPIDTVGEPMLIMFSDGSRLAYGCCAYIRWELSSGGYDVHLIASRNRVAPVKQITIPRMELCGAVLSCRLRECIERESNLKYSEVMHIVDLTIVRSQIQKESHGFNTFVASRVAEIQCKSDPSEWWWVESKHNVSDLVTKPCEPYMLSKDYLWQKGPEFLRRPQTEWPVCQSVEEELPDRRSVTLVCSRGDENILSEINLDNFTSYVKLLRVTSRILSCVKTKSFKGAFGEPSAEDIEAAECLWIRTIQSDMLDWQQKYKRLGPALWNGMIVVGKRIAKWLKDNWNQEQYILLPTKHPFTKLYMLHLHQIDHGGIESTLAKLQSRFWVPGARRILRSIKKRCVLCRKYYGKIEDQCMGQVSDVRMKPTPPFYHTATDLFGPFTIRDTVKRRTHGKCFGVIYTCLTTRAVHLEIAENYSTEAFLRTFRRFVCIRGYPCTIHSDNGPQLVAANKELRDASKEFDLNTLSKFGSDRGVKWEFNKSSDAPWLNGACESLIRLVKNGLIRSMGDSVLTFGELQTIMYEVANLLNNRPIGMKPGYSIEFGAYLCPNDLLLGHNNSRVPTGSFATNEDPGRRLHFTQSIVNSFWKRWHRDYFPTLLIRQKWHVEKRNVRVGDIVLVQDPNPVRGKWKLAQVLKAEQSRDGMVREVKLRYKICKPGDKYHGTKDKTMNRSVHRLIVLLPVEDQ, translated from the coding sequence ATGTACCACTCAATTAAGATAAATAAGCTTGATCAACTAGTACATAGATTCTTGTGGAGAGATATGGAAAGTTGTAGAGATCCAGACCAGTATGTTCTTACTACAGTAACCTTCGGTGATCGTCCTAGTGGCACTATTGCTACTATGGCATTAAGATACACTGCGGAGATGAGCCAAGATGAATATCCACATGTTGCAAGAACTATTAGGGAGAACACTTATATGGATGATGTCATATTCTCAGTTGCTAATGTTATTGATGCACACGTTGTAACTTCAGATATCGAGACTGTTTTGAGCAGAGGGAACTTCCGCTTGAAAAACTGGGTGATCAGTGGAAAAGACCAGCAATCAGAAGGTAGAGACATTTCTGGTATTGATGCTGCTAAGGTACTAGGGTTGTTGTGGGTTCCCGCACAAGATAGTTTTGTTTTCAAAATTCTAATTAGTTTTTCCAGAAAGGTCAAGGGTGCACGTGTTGCTCCTGGTATGACCAGAGATGAGTGTTTGCTTAACTTCCCAAACAACTTAACACGTAGAATGGTTCTTCGTCAATTAGCGTCAATTGACGACCCTCTCGGATTCCTGACACCAATCACGCTGAAAGCTAAGCTGATGATGAGGTGTATGATTAGAAAGGAGGCAGAGGGTTCTAACAAGCCCATTGATTGGGATGAGCCACTTGCTGAAACTTGTGTGGAGGACTGGCATGATTTCTTTTTGAGTTTATATGATATAGAAATGTTGTCATTCCCAAGATGTATAAAACCCATTGATACTGTAGGAGAACCTATGCTCATCATGTTCTCAGATGGTTCCAGGCTAGCATACGGGTGTTGTGCCTATATAAGATGGGAGTTGAGTTCAGGTGGTTATGATGTCCATTTGATTGCATCAAGGAATCGGGTTGCACCCGTGAAACAGATAACCATACCAAGAATGGAATTATGTGGAGCAGTTCTTTCTTGTAGACTGCGGGAGTGCATTGAAAGGGAATCTAATTTGAAGTATAGTGAAGTCATGCACATTGTAGACTTAACAATTGTACGTTCACAGATACAGAAAGAATCACATGGGTTTAACACATTTGTTGCTTCAAGAGTGGCTGAAATTCAGTGTAAATCAGACCCTTCTGAGTGGTGGTGGGTTGAGTCAAAGCATAATGTATCTGACCTTGTAACAAAACCTTGTGAACCTTACATGCTCAGTAAGGATTATTTGTGGCAAAAGGGACCAGAGTTTCTGCGCAGACCTCAGACGGAATGGCCTGTCTGTCAAAGTGTTGAAGAGGAGCTACCTGATAGGAGATCAGTAACACTAGTGTGTTCAAGAGGAGATGAGAATATCTTGAGTGAAATAAACTTGGATAACTTCACTAGTTATGTTAAACTTTTGAGAGTGACAAGCAGAATTTTGTCATGTGTGAAAACCAAATCATTTAAGGGAGCGTTTGGTGAGCCTTCAGCAGAAGACATAGAAGCAGCTGAGTGTCTGTGGATAAGGACAATTCAAAGTGACATGCTTGATTGGCAACAGAAGTATAAGAGACTTGGGCCTGCTCTTTGGAATGGAATGATAGTAGTGGGTAAGAGGATTGCCAAGTGGCTCAAAGATAACTGGAATCAAGAGCAGTACATCTTACTTCCAACTAAACATCCATTCACTAAACTATATATGTTGCATTTACATCAAATTGATCATGGCGGAATAGAATCTACCCTAGCAAAATTGCAGTCAAGGTTTTGGGTTCCAGGGGCGAGGAGAATACTAAGATCAATTAAGAAAAGGTGTGTACTATGCAGAAAATACTATGGAAAGATTGAAGATCAATGTATGGGTCAAGTCAGTGATGTTCGTATGAAGCCCACACCACCCTTCTACCACACAGCCACGGATTTGTTTGGTCCCTTTACTATAAGAGATACAGTGAAACGGAGAACCCACGGAAAATGTTTTGGGGTCATTTATACTTGTTTAACCACCAGGGCTGTCCACCTTGAAATTGCTGAGAACTATAGTACTGAGGCATTCTTAAGAACATTTAGAAGGTTTGTGTGCATTAGAGGATATCCATGTACAATACATTCAGATAATGGACCGCAGTTAGTTGCTGCTAATAAGGAGCTAAGGGATGCCAGCAAAGAGTTTGATTTGAACACTCTCTCGAAATTTGGAAGTGACAGGGGTGTTAAGTGGGAGTTTAATAAGTCCAGTGACGCCCCCTGGCTGAACGGTGCTTGTGAGAGTTTGATTAGGCTGGTGAAGAATGGTTTAATTAGATCAATGGGAGACAGCGTTCTAACCTTCGGTGAGCTTCAGACCATAATGTATGAAGTAGCGAACTTATTGAATAACAGACCAATTGGTATGAAACCGGGGTATAGTATAGAGTTTGGTGCATACCTGTGCCCTAATGATTTACTACTGGGACACAATAACTCACGGGTTCCCACTGGATCATTTGCCACCAATGAAGATCCTGGGAGGCGTTTACATTTCACTCAATCTATTGTGAACTCTTTCTGGAAAAGGTGGCATAGGGACTACTTCCCTACACTGTTGATCAGACAAAAATGGCATGTTGAAAAGAGAAATGTACGAGTAGGGGACATTGTGCTTGTACAAGACCCTAACCCAGTAAGAGGAAAGTGGAAGCTAGCACAGGTATTGAAGGCTGAACAGAGTAGAGATGGTATGGTTAGAGAAGTGAAGCTCAGGTATAAAATCTGTAAACCTGGAGATAAGTATCATGGTACTAAAGACAAGACTATGAATAGATCCGTCCACAGACTCATAGTGCTTCTCCCTGTTGAGGACCAGTAA